Proteins encoded by one window of Vibrio algicola:
- the fre gene encoding NAD(P)H-flavin reductase has protein sequence MTIQCNVKTIEPLARNTYRIILAPQTSVDYKAGQYLMVVMGEKDKRPFSIASSPCRHNGELELHIGAADHNAYAIEVVEAMNHAYANNQTIEIDAPHGSAYLQSPSDRSLLLIAGGTGFSYTRSILDHCVSQQLPQPIYLYWGGKDSEQLYAMRELEKIATEHSNVHFIPVVEADEQDWGGKKGNVLEAIEQDFDSLSGFDIYIAGRFEMAGAARDRFVDHKLANKERMFADAYAFI, from the coding sequence ATGACTATACAATGCAACGTAAAAACAATAGAGCCATTAGCGCGTAATACTTACCGAATTATTTTAGCGCCTCAAACGTCTGTCGATTATAAAGCGGGGCAGTATTTGATGGTGGTAATGGGCGAAAAAGATAAACGTCCATTTTCAATTGCAAGTAGCCCATGTCGCCATAATGGTGAGTTAGAATTACATATTGGCGCTGCTGATCATAATGCTTACGCTATAGAAGTGGTCGAAGCGATGAATCATGCTTATGCCAATAATCAAACCATTGAAATAGATGCACCGCACGGCAGCGCTTATCTTCAATCGCCTTCCGACCGTTCATTATTATTGATCGCTGGTGGTACGGGTTTCAGTTATACCCGATCAATTTTAGATCACTGCGTCAGTCAACAACTGCCACAACCGATTTACTTATATTGGGGAGGTAAAGATAGTGAGCAGCTATATGCGATGCGCGAGCTTGAAAAAATAGCGACAGAACATAGTAATGTACACTTTATTCCGGTAGTAGAGGCAGATGAACAAGATTGGGGTGGTAAGAAAGGCAATGTATTAGAGGCAATTGAGCAAGATTTCGATTCACTCAGCGGCTTTGATATTTATATTGCAGGTCGTTTTGAAATGGCTGGGGCAGCTAGAGATCGTTTTGTTGATCATAAATTGGCAAACAAAGAACGAATGTTTGCCGATGCTTACGCTTTTATCTAA
- a CDS encoding 2Fe-2S iron-sulfur cluster-binding protein produces MSYKVTLLPSQQQFEVSEGQTILEAALQCGVQIPSRCKVGVCTTCLCKKSQGDVHYQLEPMLTQKEQEQGWIFPCLAYAKSHLILILDE; encoded by the coding sequence ATGTCTTATAAAGTCACGTTACTGCCGAGTCAGCAACAGTTTGAAGTGAGTGAAGGTCAAACTATTCTCGAAGCGGCACTACAATGTGGCGTACAAATACCAAGCCGTTGTAAGGTTGGTGTTTGTACAACGTGCTTATGTAAAAAATCACAAGGAGATGTTCATTATCAACTTGAACCTATGCTCACACAAAAAGAGCAAGAACAAGGTTGGATATTTCCGTGCCTAGCTTATGCAAAGAGTCACTTGATCTTAATTTTAGATGAGTGA